A genomic window from Pocillopora verrucosa isolate sample1 chromosome 7, ASM3666991v2, whole genome shotgun sequence includes:
- the LOC131784822 gene encoding polycystin-1-like protein 2: MTGRLLSLLPVLTVLALLATGVQSTDECTSYKTINDPTRSVSNQIESKDARCDRGILTSESWVRFTGCGGTAIPNNPPQAYHCGTISPGWIRGAHPAVAEGVVKRKLCYRFNDNECHYGSYKISIRNCGSFFVYKPPDLTQCYLRLCTEILDECFHCPVGVPSPFVIPDNQMTASSHHWKEKFSAKYGRLFNESAYGWLPKNNKKTDWLQVDLGKEFLVCAVATQGGIYHEAWTTTFKLLYSSDDKNRKTYKDGNGVDVEFQRVGKNHGVDRHKLSTPVVARYIRFHPTANDGWDSLRVEVYGAKKDIDKRSKKTHGGNLNANFTNTDGSFKCVCKEGYTGDGKSCSDLDECASGDHDCHKYGVCHNEIGSYTCHCQFGYVGNGTWCEACPEHSLWIQTSLNVHDCWCKYFYPGDPEVDPCRRQTESDMRSIDDSIEVLIHDVNTQPSSPMKFRRDQKRRLFASLKTENFLAQQVSFSWKISQLSLSPLNISDQPELLVSDTLELNLRPNLLSTGLKLVTFELRQKSGSELTARDFAFIEVLNSALKVSIAGGTEVFRSIDKPILLDASASYDTSLSAFSSSGMKYDWSCLIITTQSNVSRNYTPVSNVTFRGSDGIYDTFVGASANRTLFQLPEDVFLQGNEEAIVTLDTKRLISNQAYYVVLTVTKDIRVASGIQIVHAREEDILDIRILCTMNCDSPASASSRTSLRTDCNSARCPVSLKYRWSLLKNDGNNSNPKWSTQIHFKHLLGTKVDSKNLVIKEKMLEPGSSYKIKVDVLSPNGSFGWAVYQIDTLAVPSGGICHATQLDRKDVGCWLNITCQGWSDENVPLTYEFFQESKDGELDMLSSGVWPYSVVYIPPSDEAVARLWVAIANDFGAAYRVGFSIKLDQSSSLSAEEIDYNKLQEKLSVMDSSFSVGKVNTAIQEAHALLFLFQKAAKQEDVNRNLLQMKNHVISKICEVRIDSGLERLAQIGVILNKATKDDALVSFNTTLTVLDKLMEMSTLFSRGSRSESPLLLDGGRLLLYCTTNIMGSSSKRILMSKISANLDEEKEITMGKIVSSRCQELTDMIANTLLSLKLPGEEYTIISNEFQSILFGKEESMDMDLLKLRNGEASFQFPSMNTSTLQNWLGNVSEVGIEMISYNFNPYVSDSSSQRIRSKVVSLVLKDDTGKAFNTIDLPSDIEIDIPVSKYYLEDRTRSNHFLNPRRMQYHVITVREDNTTMKITIKTKATASLMVYVKFAEQPTETSYDEKRLNSRNNECNFRGICSHSIVIKCRYSGKYYVGLWKNSEFPTELSKSRGRRSILPKQARREKCVRFKNPPPTVAPQVEYVSFVPQYDSERSVNYSLQVETIWCAFWSDNEQRWTSKGCKASRESNHSSLKCLCNHLTAFGGDILVAPNIIDFQRVQQAFDNVDPDDLLVLITLCSTFLLYVLVLVKARMADKVDASKDSPLIPLAAHQNGDYKYEVSITTGGWKNCGTTANISMILHGNENTSDVIKLTCDISCERKLFAEGNTDNFLIRQEMSLGEIISVQIGHDISGKDPSWFISEILAVDCQRGQRWLFSCNRWLALERDDGQTTRRFYADDCKEGKKFKRKFSSLRRNGFAHDHLWLSVIRKQPRNPFTRVQRASCCWSLLLLSMVSSAMFYETEDLKQRKIQIGPFSLTPSQLVIALESALVVVPAGLLIVLLFHKSEPRRNSQGSRYQLGKSKREGWCLLPHFFVYIAWFLCVSIAITSALFTVFYSLMCGGEKSSRWLTSVLLSLTGELLVIQPVKIIIASAILALRYRSDDKSTNKSYLTDASNNLDLPSIDVGRGRKYRKNKRKMYAFMKELLFSLTFFVLLLIVCYGDKGRQRYHLRVAIESEVQYFDNVGQYKVTNVAQFWRWLENAFVPAIFSEGWYKDQEEKELNYIRNDRLTLVGMPRLRQLRVMKDSCVFQQIFKSMFTYCYGPFSKNKEDKRTWIDQNSSSVLCPENWEYDGDTGFDIWGRFAVYSGGGYIANLGYNKFTAKRIVNDLKENHWIDRQTRAVLVEYSLYNPPSNLLAVMTYFFEVLPSGFAGIFKRNGIFPLSTANPQAHNIYLLFAFLFGILLVCFFILECIKLCRQSCLYFKSGWNWLNMLQIVTASSALFLQWMKTKAAKKTLFKLKENPFVPIGFHEVLIWSDLEILFICIASVIATLRLLKCFYFMPQIIVFSGTLRRSFPSISSFFLIFMVVAIGHSFLGVIAFGTNIYMFSSFIDAISSQFLMLLGKNIPVNELIFTNPILGRLFFFSFVASTTVIIVNTFIATINEHYAFSNSDKGGEDLELAQFITDRISDTFFGQKSNRNQPWAEQENHELFDSEIIVENRSPEETTPSTLSPTPHRSRTPKLSYKLEAAEYESLQLR, encoded by the exons CCCAtcattggaaagaaaaattctctGCGAAGTATGGACGACTTTTTAACGAGTCAGCTTACGGTTGGTTACCgaagaacaataaaaaaacagacTGGCTTCAGGTTGATCTTGGTAAAGAGTTTCTAGTGTGTGCTGTTGCTACCCAGGGAGGCATTTACCATGAAGCATGGACGACAACTTTCAAGCTTCTTTACTCTTCCGATGATAAAAATCGGAAAACGTACAAGGATGGAAATGGCGTGGACGTG GAATTTCAGAGAGTTGGTAAAAATCACGGTGTGGACCGACATAAGCTGTCAACACCAGTGGTTGCAAGATACATTCGCTTCCATCCAACAGCGAATGATGGGTGGGACAGTCTGAGAGTGGAGGTGTACGGCGCCAAAAAAG ACATCGACAAGCGTTCAAAGAAGACCCACGGCGGTAACTTAAATGCAAATTTCACCAATACTGACGGTTCTTTTAAATGTGTTTGCAAGGAGGGTTACACTGGTGATGGAAAGTCATGTAGCG ATCTGGACGAATGTGCAAGCGGAGACCATGACTGCCATAAATATGGTGTTTGCCATAACGAGATCGGATCCTACACTTGTCACTGTCAGTTTGGATATGTAGGAAATGGTACATGGTGTGAAG CTTGTCCAGAACATTCTCTATGGATCCAGACATCACTTAACGTTCATGATTGCTGGTGTAAATACTTTTACCCAGGAGATCCAGAAGTTGATCCGTGCAGAAGACAAACAGAAA GCGATATGAGAAGTATTGATGATTCAATAGAGGTTTTAATCCATGATGTTAATACACAACCAAGCAGCCCAATGAAGTTTAGACGAGACCAAAAAAGAAGACTGTTTGCATCTTTAAAGACGGAGAACTTTCTTGCGCAACAGGTCTCTTTCTCCTGGAAGATAAGCCAACTCTCACTGTCACCTTTAAACATTTCTGATCAACCAGAGTTGCTAGTGTCCGACACTCTTGAGCTGAACTTACGACCAAACTTGCTGTCGACAGGACTTAAACTTGTAACATTTGAGCTGCGACAAAAATCCGGATCTGAACTGACAGCTCGAGACTTTGCTTTCATCGAAGTTCTTAATTCGGCACTGAAGGTTTCCATTGCGGGAGGAACTGAAGTTTTTCGATCCATAGATAAACCAATTTTATTGGATGCCAGTGCTTCGTATGACACCAGCCTTAGTGCTTTTAGTTCCTCGGGAATGAAATATGATTGGTCTTGCttaataataacaacacaatCTAACGTCTCCAGAAACTATACTCCAGTGTCAAACGTCACCTTTCGAGGTTCAGATGGCATATACGACACATTTGTCGGTGCGTCTGCAAATAGAACCCTCTTTCAGTTGCCGGAAGATGTCTTTCTTCAGGGCAACGAAGAAGCCATAGTGACCTTAGATACCAAAAGACTCATCAGCAATCAAGCATACTATGTGGTTCTGACGGTAACCAAGGATATCCGCGTTGCAAGTGGCATTCAGATTGTTCACGCTCGCGAGGAAGATATACTCGACATTCGTATTTT GTGCACCATGAACTGTGACTCACCAGCCAGTGCATCTTCTCGTACCTCCCTACGAACTGACTGCAATTCAGCTCGTTGTCCTGTGTCCCTCAAGTACAGATGGAGCCTGCTGAAAAACGATGGAAACAACTCTAACCCCAAATGGTCTACTCAGATACACTTTAAACATCTCCTGGGTACAAAAGTGGATTCAAAAAACCTTgtgatcaaagaaaaaatgcttgAACCCGGGTCCTCCTACAAAATCAAGGTTGACGTTCTATCTCCAAACGGCTCATTTGGCTGGGCGGTATACCAAATTGACACATTGGCAGTTCCATCAGGAGGAATATGTCATGCCACTCAGTTGGATAGGAAAGATGTAGGATGTTGGCTAAACATTACCTGTCAAGGATGGAGTGATGAAAATGTGCCTTTAACTTATGAATTCTTCCAGGAATCAAAAGATGGAGAACTCGACATGTTGTCCTCTGGAGTTTGGCCTTACAGTGTTGTTTATATTCCACCTTCTGATGAGGCTGTTGCTCGTCTTTGGGTTGCGATTGCTAATGATTTTGGAGCGGCATATAGAGTAGGATTTTCTATCAAG CTAGATCAATCATCTTCGTTGTCAGCAGAAGAGATAGACTATAACAAGCTGCAGGAAAAACTTTCAGTTATGGATAGTTCTTTTTCTGTGGGAAAAGTAAATACAGCAATACAAGAAGCACACGCACTTCTCTTCTTATTCCAAAAGGCTGCAAAGCAGGAAGATGTGAATCGGAACCTACTTCAA ATGAAGAATCACGTTATTTCTAAGATCTGTGAAGTACGGATTGATAGCGGACTGGAGCGTTTGGCCCAGATTGGTGTTATCTTGAACAAAGCTACAAAGGATGACGCCCTTGTCTCGTTCAATACAACG TTAACTGTATTGGATAAACTGATGGAGATGTCAACCCTCTTTTCACGAGGAAGCAGGTCTGAATCCCCCCTTCTTCTCGATGGAGGAAGATTGTTGTTATATTGTACTACAAATATTATGGGATCCAGTTCCAAGAGAATCCTTATGTCTAAAATTTCTGCTAACCTCGATGAAGAGAAAGAG ATTACCATGGGAAAGATAGTTTCTAGCCGTTGTCAAGAGTTAACAGACATGATTGCCAACACACTTCTGTCACTTAAGCTGCCAGGGGAGGAATACACCATCATCAGCAATGAATTTCAATCGATTTTATTCGGTAAAGAAGAGTCAATGGACATGGACCTTTTAAAACTCAGAAATGGAGAAGCCAGTTTTCAGTTCCCCTCTATGAATACCAGTACGTTGCAAAATTGGCTTGGCAACGTCTCTGAGGTTGGAATAGAG ATGATCTCCTATAATTTTAACCCATATGTGTCGGACAGCAGCAGCCAAAGAATCAGATCGAAGGTTGTCAGCCTTGTCCTGAAGGATGACACTGGGAAAGCTTTCAACACAATAGATCTACCCTCGGATATAGAAATTGATATTCCAGTATCAAAATATTATCTCGAAGACAGAACTCGATCGAATCATTTCCTAAACCCTAGAAGGATGCAATATCACGTGATAACCGTACGTGAGGACAATACTACCATGAAAATAACTATTAAGACCAAAGCAACAGCTTCTCTTATGGTCTATGTAAAATTTGCTGAGCAGCCAACAGAGACATCATACGACGAGAAAAGATTAAACAGCAGAAACAACGAATGTAATTTCAGAGGAATTTGTTCCCATAGTATCGTCATAAAATGCAGGTATTCAGGCAAATATTACGTTGGCCTATGGAAGAACAGTGAATTTCCAACAGAATTGTCAAAGTCAAGAGGTAGAAGATCCATCCTGCCAAAGCAAGCTAGGCGAGAGAAGTGCGTAAGGTTCAAGAATCCTCCACCAACAGTTGCTCCTCAAGTAGAGTATGTCAGTTTTGTCCCTCAGTACGATTCTGAAAGGTCAGTTAACTACAGTTTACAAGTGGAGACAATCTGGTGTGCATTTTGGTCTGATAATGAACAAAGATGGACAAGCAAAGGAtgcaag GCGAGCCGAGAATCTAACCATTCTTCCCTAAAATGTCTCTGTAATCACTTGACTGCATTTGGGGGAGACATTCTTGTTGCACCAAATATCATTGACTTTCAACGGGTCCAGCAGGCGTTTGATAACGTGGATCCTGATGACCTTCTCGTCTTGATAACTTTGTGCTCTACATTTCTGCTCTACGTTCTTGTTTTGGTAAAAGCACGCATGGCCGATAAAGTGGATGCCTCAAAG GACAGTCCTCTGATACCCTTGGCGGCGCATCAAAACGGTGATTACAAGTACGAGGTATCCATAACAACTGGGGGATGGAAAAATTGTGGCACTACTGCCAATATATCCATGATTCTACATGGGAATGAAAATACCAGTGACGTTATCAAACTGACATGTGACATCTCATGTGAAAGAAAACTGTTTGCTGAAGGCAACactgataattttcttattcGACAAGAAATGTCGCTGGGCGAGATAATTTCTGTGCAGATCGGCCATGACATTTCTGGCAAGGACCCTTCTTGGTTTATCAGCGAGATTTTAGCTGTAGATTGTCAAAGGGGACAGAGATGGTTGTTCAGTTGTAACCGCTGGCTTGCGCTAGAAAGGGATGACGGTCAGACCACGAGGAGATTTTATGCAGATGATTGCAAAGAAGgcaaaaagtttaaaagaaaatttagctcATTACGAAGGAATGGTTTCGCTCATGACCATTTGTGGCTGTCGGTGATCCGCAAGCAGCCAAGGAATCCTTTCACCCGCGTTCAGCGAGCATCCTGTTGTTGGAGCCTTCTCTTGTTGTCAATGGTATCATCCGCAATGTTTTATGAAACAGAGGACCTGAAACAGAGGAAAATACAGATTGGACCTTTTTCACTGACTCCGAGTCAACTTGTCATCGCGTTGGAAAGTGCCTTGGTTGTTGTGCCTGCAGGTCTGCTAATTGTGCTCTTGTTTCATAAAAGCGAACCTAGGAGAAACAGTCAAGGTAGCCGGTATCAATTGGGGAAAAGCAAGAGAGAAGGATGGTGTTTACTTCCCCATTTCTTTGTATACATCGCATGGTTTCTCTGTGTGAGTATTGCAATTACTTCCGCCCTTTTTACGGTGTTTTACTCCCTCATGTGTGGAGGAGAGAAATCGTCTCGCTGGCTTACATCTGTTCTGCTTTCCTTAACTGGTGAGTTGCTGGTCATCCAGCCCGTCAAGATAATCATTGCATCTGCAATCTTAGCATTACGGTACAGGAGTGACGACAAGTCaacaaataaaagttatctAACGGATGCATCCAACAATTTGGATCTTCCATCGATAGATGTCGGACGCGGAAGGAAGTATAGgaaaaacaagaggaaaatgTATGCATTCATGAAGGAactcttgttttctttaactttcttCGTGCTTTTATTGATTGTCTGTTATGGAGACAAAGGCAGGCAGAGATATCATCTACGAGTTGCTATAGAAAGTGAAGTCCAGTATTTCGACAATGTTGGACAGTACAAG GTAACCAACGTGGCTCAGTTTTGGAGGTGGCTGGAGAACGCGTTTGTCCCAGCAATCTTTTCAGAGGGCTGGTACAAGGATCAGGaggaaaaagaattaaactacATCAGAAATGATCGATTGACTCTGGTCGGCATGCCTCGCCTAAGGCAACTCAGGGTCATGAAAG ATTCCTGTGTGTTTCAacaaatattcaaaagcatGTTTACCTATTGCTATGGTCCCTTCTCAAAGAACAAAGAGGACAAAAGAACTTGGATTGACCAGAACAGTTCCTCAGTTCTCTGCCCAGAAAATTGGGAGTACGACGGAGATACTGGCTTTGATATTTGGGGCCGTTTTGCTGTTTACAGTGGCGGAGGATACATAGCTAATTTAGGATACAACAAGTTTACAGCTAAAAGAATTGTCAACGACTTAAAAGAAAACCACTGGATCGATCGTCAGACCAGAGCTGTACTGGTTGAGTATTCGCTGTATAATCCACCGAGTAACCTTCTTGCAGTGATGACTTATTTCTTCGAAGTCCTTCCATCGGGCTTTGCCGGCATATTCAAGAGAAATGGAATTTTTCCTCTGAGTACAGCGAACCCTCAAGCCCATaacatttatttgctttttgcATTTCTGTTTGGCATTCTACTTGTTTGCTTCTTCATTTTAGAATGCATCAAACTCTGTCGCCAGAGCTGCTTGTATTTCAAGTCAGGGTGGAACTGGTTAAACATGCTACAGATAGTCACTGCATCATCAGCATTGTTCCTCCAATGGATGAAAACCAAGGCAGCAAAAAAAACCTTGTTCAAGCTTAAAGAAAACCCTTTTGTTCCCATTGGCTTCCATGAGGTGTTAATTTGGTCTGATCTTGAAATCCTGTTCATTTGCATAGCGTCTGTAATTGCCACCCTGCGTCTTCtaaaatgcttttatttcatGCCACAAATTATAGTTTTCTCGGGGACACTCCGCAGATCCTTCCCTTCAATATCTTCTTTCTTCTTGATTTTTATGGTAGTAGCGATAGGTCATTCTTTCTTAGGGGTCATCGCCTTCGGAACCAATATTTACATGTTCTCATCATTCATAGACGCCATTTCGTCGCAGTTCCTGATGCTTCTTGGAAAAAATATTCCAGTAAATGAACTGATTTTTACAAATCCTATATTGGGacgtcttttcttttttagttttgtcgCAAGTACGACAGTCATTATCGTAAATACGTTCATTGCAACCATTAATGAGCACTATGCTTTTTCAAATTCCGATAAAGGAGGAGAAGACCTAGAACTTGCACAGTTTATAACCGACAGGATAAGTGACACTTTTTTTGGCCAGAAATCCAATAGAAACCAGCCATGGGCGGAACAGGAGAACCACGAGCTCTTTGATTCCGAAATTATCGTAGAAAATAGGTCGCCGGAAGAAACTACTCCGAGTACCTTATCTCCAACACCGCATCGTAGCCGTACACCTAAATTATCTTACAAACTAGAAGCGGCCGAGTACGAGAGTTTACAGCTTCGATGA